CCTGGCTGAATCAAACATACCTCTATGTCATGGGAAGCCACTGCTTTAGCAATCCCTGCATCCGATGTTATAATACTGGAATCATCAATGGGAAGGGCTGAACATCGGGTATATCCTTGCTTGACATGAATAATGTTCTTCTTTATTTTTTTCATATCTTCTAAAATAATCGGTGACGTATAGTTTAAATTGTGAATAAAATGTCTGCCTACCATCAGTCCGTTAAAACTTACAGATTGGGGATATCGATACCCCAACTGATTTTCTAAGACCTCTATCGGCAAAGAAAAAGGATTCAGTTGATTCTTTATACATTGATACTGTTCCTCTGCCATATATATTTTTTCATCTCCACAAAAAAGGAATATATCCGGATGATGGTTAATACTTTCATAAACAATATCCAAGGATTGAATTTCTATTACCTCATCTGCCTGACGCAGTAGATTTTTTAGACTATCGTAAATATTTTGGGATAGAAAGATCATTCAGTTTTCTTCCCTCACTTTCAAACACCAGGGAATCTTCTCCCCCGCTTATTCGCTTAAATTGAATGGGGATTCCCTGTTCTTTTATATGGTTTAAATATTTTCTCTTATGTCCAATCAAGCTTTGATACATCTTCTGGTTAGCACAAATAATAAGAGGCTTATTTCCGTTTTCTTCATAGATTTTTAAAACAAACTCATTCAGCATCTTTTCCTCAACCAATTGTCTAAAAGCCGGATGATAGGGACCGGCAACGATTCCTTTTCCTAAGTCCACCTCTTCTGAAGCCTGCAGTCCTACCCGAAGCACGGTAATGCCAGCTTCATAAAATAAAGGAAGTATCTGACTTGTCCAGGCTATTCCCTCATCTAAACTTAAGGGCTGATAGATTCCTTTATAATACATAGTTTCAAGTTCTGTATCTTTCATAATGACTGTGGGATAAATCCTGGTGGTATGAGGCTTCATTGCTATTATTTTTTGAGCGGTTTTTATACTCTTATGAAGGGTATCTTTTGGAAGACCTATCATCATTTGAAGTCCCAATTCTATCGGTGTTTTCTTGATATATTCAACGGCTCTATACACATCTTCTACCGTATGATTCCTTTTGCTGGTTTCTAATACTTCCTGATCAAGAGACTGTACACCTAGCTCTATTGCTTTTACAGGGTATTGGGATAAAAGTTTTAAAATTTCTTCACTAATATAATCCGGTCTGGTAGAAAGCCTTATACCCTCTAATTGATACTTCATGATATATTCTGTTGCCAGATCCAGATATTTCTTTTGAATAAGGGGGTGGATGCCTGTAAAACTCCCTCCAAAAAAAGCTATTTCAACACGCTTATCTACATTCGAACCTTCTAAATAACTTTCAATATGATGACGTATTTGGCTTTCATCAAATACATCTTTTACACCTGTTATTCTTTTTTGGTTGCAAAACACACAATCATTCGGACAACCTTGATGAGAAACAAATATCGGAATAATCATTTTCTTTTTCATAACTACCTCTACACTCTAGAATATAATTGGGCTATAGCAAAACGTAGGGTACTGTGAACTGACCCTACGTTATATCCCTAGCTTAATTCTATATTTAAGTTATATATTTTATCCACGATCTTATTTATTGAAGGCACTCTTTCTATTAATAGAAAAACCATCACCATAATCAAGCATCCAAATAAAGCGCCTTTTCCATCTCTTAATACATCCTGTATCTGAGCCCCTCTTCCTGGGACAAAAAATTGATGAATTTCATCGGTAATGCCATATAAGATTGTCGCAATCCACGACCACATGCCTGTTTTAATTGCTTTTCCAACATATCCATAACAGGAAGCATAGATCAGCATACATAATCCGCCAAAAATAATAACATGAGCAGTCTTTCGAATCCACATTTGCAAACTCATTGCCTCAGAATTATCTATATCCATTGCTTCTTCCTGAGTGAGGATATTGGCTCTTTCCAACACCCATGCCGAGTCTTGACGAGACAAATCCCCCGGTCTTGACGAGAGAAGAAATATAGCTGCCATCCATAAAATTGTAAGTATCCAAATTATTTTTCTAAGTCTCATTGGTAAGCCTCTCTTTATGAAAAATCTCTCTGGCAGGGACTCCTGCCGCTGTAATGCCGCTTTCAACAGACTGAATCACCACCGCCCCTGCACCAATGACACTCTCCTTTTGTACGGTTAACCCTTGCTTAATAAACGCTTTACTGCCTATCTCTACCCGTTCTTCAATCGTAACGTTTCCGGAAACATTTACATTCCAATAGAGGGTAGAATAATCGGCTATAGTGGTGTCATGGCCTATTCCGCACTGAGGATTGATATGAACATAGTTCCCAATAATAATATTGGTTGTAAGCACACAGTAAGGACTGATGAGAACCCCTTCTCCTATTTGTACCTCCGGAGAAATGTAAGCCGTAGGATGAATAATGTTGATCATATCGAGATTATGTTCCTTCATTTGAAGGATCAAACGGCTTTTGATACTTGGTTTGGCAACGGCACAAAACCCGTATAATTTTTCATAGGGTTCTGCTAAAGTACTCAATATATCAAAGTCCCCCAAAACAGGCACTCCAAAGTATTCTATGCCTTTTTTTCCAGGATCGCTGTCAATAAAGCCTATTAACTCATATGAAGGATGCATTTGATTGATATCTTTTATATAGCGTGCCACTTCTCTTCCCAATCCTCCGGCACCGACAATGACTAACTTTTTCACATCATTTCATCCCTTTGCCCGTAAACTCCCTCAGCAGTTAATACCACTTTTACGGTTTTAATAATTATTTTTAAATCTAACCATAAGGAATAGTTATTGACATATTCCACATCATATTCTATTCTCTTTGCCCAAGGGAGCGAATTTCTGCCGTTTACCTGGGCAAGCCCTGTTACTCCAGGACGCATTTTAAGTCGCTGCATCTGGAATTCATTATATTTTTCAACCTGGTATCTTAAGGTAGGTCTTGGACCAATAATACTCATATCCCCTTTTAAAATATTGATGAGTTGGGGCAGCTCATCTAAGCTCGTCTTTCTTAGAATTCTTCCTATTTTAGTAATTCTGGGATCGTTTTCTTCTGTATAAATACCATTTCCCATATTCACTGCATTTTGTATCATGGTTCTAAATTTGTAAATTTTAAAGTCTTTCCCATCTTTTCCTACTCGCTCTTGTATAAAGAAAACCGGACCCTTTGAGGTTAGTTTAATACCTAAAGCAATAATAAAAAATATGGGGCTCACTGCAATAAATAGAATAAATGCAATTAGTTTATCCAGTCCATGTTTGATCATTATTTGGATCTCTTTCATAGGTACACCTCAAATTTCATATCTGGAATACATTCTTAAAGTTCTTTATTGTATCCACAACATAGTCAATTTCTTCCCTTGTAAGATTTGTATAAAAGGGAATGGCAATACACTCACTACCTGCTTTTTCAGTTACAGGAAAGTCTCCTGATTTATACCCGAAGGTTTCTCTATAAAATGGTTGAAGATGAATAGGGGTGAAATAAGGTTTACATCCTATTCCATTGTCTCTTAAATAATCTATTAAATCATTTCTTATTTCTTCTGAAACACGAATAACATAAACAAACCAACTCATACGGCTTACATTCGGATGAATAAAAGGTGCCTGAACCCATGGAATCTCTTTAAGCTTCTCCGTATAGTAGTTGGCCGCCGCATTTCTTTTTTCTATGATTTCATCAATTCTTTCCATTTGTGCAATGCCTAAAGCGGAATGAATTTCGCTTAATCGGTAGTTGTATCCCAATCGCTCATGATACAGCCATAGTCCTGTAACTGCTCTTCCCTGGCTTCTCATACTCCTGCATAGCTCTGCAACTTCATCGTTATTGGTTACAATAATGCCCCCTTCTCCGGTTGTAATCTGCTTATTCGGATAAAAAGCAAAGGCAGCAGCATCTGCAGAGCTTCCGGCTTTAGTATTTTGATAAATACTTCCAAGGGCTTCACAGGAATCTTCAATCACATAAAGGTTGTGTTTCCTTGCAATTTCTCTTACCTTATTGAGATTCATAGGCTGTCCAAAAACATCAACCACCAAAATCGCTTTCGTTTTATCGGTAATTTTCTCTTCAATCTGATTGATATCAATATTGAGAGTTTCTTCATCAATATCAACAAAAACCGGTACTGCTTTTTCAAATAAAATACAGTTTGCCGAGGCAATAAAACTAAAGGGGGTAGTGATGACCTCGTCCCCTTCTTTTATTCCTAAAGCTCTAATAATGAGATGAAGAGCACTGGTTCCGCTGTTCACAGCAACAGCATGCTTAACTCCCGTAAATTTTGCGATCATTGTTTCAAATTCTTCTATTTTCGGTCCAATGCTTAAAACTCCTGAGCGGAGCACTTGATTCACATATTCAATTTCTTTATCTGTAATATCAGGTTTGGATAGGGATATTTGCTTTTTCATTTAATCACTCTCAATTACTGTCTTATTTTTTGATATCCATTCTATTATAAACTATACAAAATATTAATATAGGGGATTTGCTTTGCCTTTACGACTTCTTCATTTTCCTCATTCCAAATGAGTACAACTGAATCCTTTGTTTTATTAATAGCATCTATATTATTGATTAACTCATAATTCATATCCAGATTTCCAACAACGTCACTCATAGTAATACGCAAAACATTATAAACTTCATCCTGATTCCCGTATAGATATATTGTCTTAATACCTTTTTTCTTTTGCTTTTCTAAGATGACTTTTGATACTGCCTGGATGCGGGTAATGGTTTCATAGGTTCTGACGATATAATGGTAGGTCTTCGCAGTCTTTTCTTTCATTCCTTCAGGAGTCAATATGTATTTTAAAGTTCTGGCATTTAATCTTTCGATCTTTATTAATCCTGTCTTGATCATCTTCTTTAAAAGTAAATTGACAGCTCCAAGAGAAAGTCCTGTTTTTTCTGCAATTTCCCGCTGCGTAATGTGTTCATTTTCCTGGATATGAGTTAGTATCTCAAGTTCTTTTTCCATCTATAACGCTCCTTGTTCATAGTTTGAACGGTTTTATTGTACTTCATTTTTAAAGCCCTTGTCAATGTAAATGTATATATAAAATTTGTGACATACTCAACTATTTTGATCACAAGAGGGCTTTTAATTACATCGGAATTTCGGAGAAATATCTTATGTAATAAATTAGGGCGAACAATGTTCGCCCATACAAATTTTCTATGCTGTTTTAATATATTTTTGTAACTTCCGTTCCAGGATAATAGTGCTGAAGGATTTGTTTATAATTATACCCTTTATCCACCATTCCTTTTACGCCATTTTGGCTCATCCCTGCCCCGTGACCGTTTCCTCCGCCGAAAAAGGTATATCCGATAAGTTTTCCATCTTGGTTATTGGGCTCGATCACAAAAAAGGCACTGGGCATAATACTGTAATCTTGCATAGTACTTCCATTGGATAAATTAATGACAATGGGTTCTTTCCCTTCAATATATTGCTTGGGCTGAAGAAGGAATCGAATATTATATTCCGTCAAAACTTTTATAGTTGCTTTGGAGCCTATTAAAACCATCTCCATGATATTGCCCCCCTGACCCCTTTTGACAATATCAATTTTTTTAAGGGTTCCAATGTTTTCTACAGGACGGCTTCTAAAAATATTATTTTCATCCAATACTTTAATGAGTTTTGGATTTGCTGCATATCGCTGTTTTAAATTCGCATTTATCGAAGCACTAAGTTCTTCAAGACTCATCGTAATGTTCCATCTGAACCAACCAAACTCCTGATCATACCCGTCAATATCGGTTGCCTTGAAAAACTTTTTAGCGTTTTCTTCTTTACTAAGATCTCCAAAGTCTGTTCCCTCGAATTGTTTTTTAGACACCATATAAGGTGGTGTATAGCTTGGGAAAGATTTGTCCGCATAGTCAGCCCATACTTCTCCTGAATTTGCCGTATATCCGGAAGATGTTGAAAAAAAGTTGGCACTTATTACGCTTCCATTGTATTTTATTCCTTCATTTTGAGTAGCTTTAACCGCTTGTATGGAAATATCGGTTTCAGGGGTATTATTGTATACCTGGCACTGAACAGAGTCATCTACATTGCCTCCATAAGTATGAAAACGATTGGAATAAAATTGAACATAGGCATAGCTTCTTGCCGTAACTGCCTGTACTTTTGCAGACTCCAGTCCATGGGACGTAGGCATTTCACTGGGAACCACGGCATAAAGATATTCTTCAATGGGTAATTCATTGACAATGCTGTACCCTTGATCTAATTGAACAATATCTAAAGTTCCTCGATATTTAGGATTCTGTCCGTTTCGCTGAATGGACAATACCTTTAACTTTCCATTTCCCGATTGGGTTCTAATTTTTACTCTGGGGATTTGATCGGATAACTTTTCTTCTTCCTCCTTGATATTAAAGCTCTCACCACTTTTGTAGATCTGTTCTTCATCTCCTATTTTGACTATGAAATTTTCATCGCTTGTAATCTTCACCTCTTGATGGACTAATCCTGTAAAACCGGTCTTATGAAGTGCTACACGAATTTTATTTGGAGTCGGTTTTTTTTCGATGATTGCAGCACAAATTTTGTTATCCTTTAAAATAAATCGTCCAATATCTTCTCCTATGGTAAGATTGCTTAGACTGCACCACTGGGGTTTTTCTCCGACAATACTGTATAATTTATAATCATTGGCAAACTCAATATGTCCTTTTCCTTCTAATTCTATTTTCTTCGAATCCACTAAAAGGACCCTTCCTGAAATGGCTTCTTCATAGGTTTTAAGAGAAATCAAAGATCCCGCTTGAATCTGTATATCTCCGATTTTCCCTTTCTCTCCACTAAAATTATTATTGCTTTTATAGGTTCTGTGGACTCCTCCCACAAAAATAGTTATTTCGTCTTCAGAAGTATCTGCGATGTATACATTTGTAATAGTAGGCTTTTCCTCTTCGATTTTAAGAAATGCAAAAACTTCATTATCTTTTAACAATACTCTTATTTGTTTGTCTATATAAGCATCCATGGGTAGTCCTGCAAAGCCGTAAATTCCTTTATCCGTACCCATTTCCCATGCATCCAGCTCAGTACTGTTCGCAGGAGTTGCTACTAAGACAAATCCTCTTTCTCTAATTCCATATGCTTCTTCTATACTTTTTTCTCCGCTTAATTTACTCAAAAGACGCATATATATGTTTACCCAGTCATTATAAGTGATATATTTTTTTTGCATCTCCTTACTTAGATTCATTTTAACCTTGAATTTTCCTTCTGCGATTCTTTCAAGAAGGGTTTGTGCATTGGCATAGGTTAAAGGCTCCAATGGATTAAATACCTTTCCACTGCCATTCATAAATCCTTGAACCGTCGCTGCATTAATATACATATCATACCAATCACTTGGTTTGACATCCTCATATTGTATTTCTCGGTCCATTGTCTTGATATCAGCATAATCATTATAGGTTAAAGCAATCATCTTAGCTGCCAATGCTCTTGAAACAGGAATATTCGCATCCACTTCATAAATAGCTCTTTCATTCTCAGAATTAGTTTCTTTATTCCTTTCCTTTTCCAGTACATCCGTTTCTTGCTTTACGTTTGGAACTTCTTCTTTAATGACCATGTTATTCGAGCATCCGAACAAAAAAACAACTAAGACGATCATTGCAAAAATCTTGATTTTTTCTGACGTATTCATATCTTCAACCTCTCCCTTGTACGTTTTATAGTAATAAATATATGTACAAACTCTTGTAAATATCTTTATCATTTATATTTGCAATATTCTTAAATTATGTGTATTTGTTTAAAATAACCATAATTCACACTTTTCGATATTTATTTATTGTTTATTATAGAGTATAATAAGATAAAAACAACTTTCGCTGAGGGTGATACTAATGAAATTCAATGTTATATACTCAAATCCCTATATTCAACTGGTAGAAAAGGATGATGGATTCTATATTGAATCCTTTAAAAAGGGTTACACCTTAGAAGAATTAAATCAAACATTAATAGACTTTCCCCAAGTGAAGATTACTAACTTTTTATCTTTAAAAAGGGCTGTTATGAATGCACCTCAATTTCTGATTAAATTTGGTGAAGTAAGAGAACGCGTAGAAGTTGAGATCAGCAGCGACCATTTAAAAGGATATGTTACTCTTTATGTACCAGAGGCGGAGTTAATTGGGGCAAGGCGAAAACAAACCATAATGGAAATTACCGAAGCCCTGCAGAAAAAAGGAATCGTCTATGGCATCAAACAAGATGTTTTATTAATGGATTTAAAGCCTAAAGTTAAAATACTTATAGCAGAAGGTAAGCTTCCTGTAGATGGTAAGAACTCAATAATAAAAATGTACGAAATCACCGAACCCAAACCTGAAATTACTGAAGATGGTACGGTAAATCATTATGAACTGAATTTAATCAATAAAGTGAGCAAAGGCGATTGGTTAGGTGAGAGAATAGATGCAACTCCCGGAGAACCTGGCAAATCCATTTTAGGCGAAACCATTCCTGCTAAACCGGGTAAACAATTTCCCTTGTATTATGATAAACACTCCGTAGAGGAAGTATATGATGAAGAAAAAGGGATTACTACCCTAATAGCTAAGAAAACAGGGGCTGTATTTTATCGTCAGGAAGTCATATACGTTTATGATTGTCTTGAAATTGAAGGAAGTGTATCTTTTGATACAGGTAATATTAATTTTGATGGTTTCGTAAATATCAAGGGTTCTATTGAAGATAATTTTTCAGTAGAAGCTAAGAATGACATTCAAGTAATGGGTGTAATGGGTGTTGGAAGCGTAGAAAAGATTAAGAGCAGAGACGGCTGTATCTATATCCGCGGAGGAATCGCAGGGAAAAATAAAGCCCATCTATATTGCAAACAAGATTTATATACAAAATTTGCTTCTGAATGTACTATTGAATGCGAAGAAACCGTGCATATTGGTTTTTACGCTATAAACTGTAATATCAAGGCAAAACAGGTAATTTTCGAATCAAGAAGCAGTCGAATTATAGGCGGAAATATAGATGCAGAAATTAAAGTAGTGGCTAATGAGGTAGGAAACCGTTCCGAAATTCCTACAAATATTAATATACAAGGATTCAATAGAAAAGAATTAAAAGAAAGATTGGATGAGATTAATAAGTCTATTCAAGAGATTAATGATCAATTAATAGAATTCAAGCACAAAATTGCTATTTACGCAGGAAGTGAAAATTTATCAGAACAACAGCAATTCGAATATAAGAAAATATCCAATCAATTTCAAGAAGTTAAAGAAACCCTTAAACATCTTCAGTCAGAAAGAAAAAAACATATTTCTTATTTACGTACAAAAGGAGAAGGGGAAATTTCTATAAGCGGTCAAGTCCATGGAAATACAACCCTTACCCTAAAAAAGATTACGAAGAGAATTACTAATGATATAAAGGGACCGGTTACTTATTATGTCATGGATAACGAATTAATATGTGAATAATCAACCGGATTACTCTACTTTATATTTAGGAGGAAATCAAAATGAGTTACGAGGATATCTTATCCAGAATTGACGAACAAAAGAAAAGTCAAGAAATTACTAGCCAGTTGTATCGATATACAGGATTGCTTCAAGCTATACAATTTTTTTCTCAAAGATTTAGTGCTGAACAAATTCTGAATTTCACCTATGATTTTGTAACTGAACTTCTTATAGTAGATCAGATTGCTGTATTTTCAAAACAATATGATCAGTATATTTTGATTAAATCCAAGGGATTTTCGTACACGAGCTATACCTTGCCTTTTGATGAAAATTATAATATGATCGCAAAATTTCATGGGCATATTATGAATGCAGAAGATATGGAACGTTTTCTTCCTTCTGATCTTCTTAAAGCTTTCCCTTCCCATCTTGGGATTCCGCTCATGATAGAAGATGAGCTCTATGGCTTTATTTTGGCAAACCGAATGGATAAAGATTCTAATTTCAGTCAAGATGATTATATTATTGCTGAAGCATTAATGCAGCTCTTTAATACATCCCTGTCCAATTATAAAAGTTATCAGGACCTTCATAATGCAAAAGCCGAACTCGATGAAAAAATCTTTAACCTTTTTGCAATCAATCAATCTTCAAAAGTACTCCTAAGTGAACTGAACTTATCTAATCTCTACAATCTTTCAATTGACGTGTTTTCTGAGCTGACTCAAAGCTCTATTACAACTTTCTTCTTATATGATGAAATATCAGAGTCTTACAAACTTAGAGGAATGAAAGACGCTTTTCATCCGTCTAACAAAATCAATCTTTCATTATATTTAAATCCAAATGCTGAGATTAATCCTGCTAAAACAATATTGGATATGAATAATTTAGAAGACATTAAATATTTTAATAGCATTTACATGAATGGATATGATACAATTCAAGTTCTCAAGCCCTTATATATAGTGATGGTAACGAAAAACACAGAATTATTGGGCTTTGTAACATTGGGAAAAAATGTGGCTGGAAAACCTTATAATAAGGGAATTTTTGAATTAATCGAAAGTTTGTCTTCATCCAGCTATATTGCCTTATCCAATGCAAAATACTTTAAGCAGGCAAATGAGCAGAAAAAATTATTACAGAAAAAATTCGACCGTCTTATGTCTCTTAACAGTCTGATGAAAAATATTAATAGTGCTAAGACAATTGAACAATTAGCCCATTTGACACTCAACACTTTAGAAATTTCTTTCGGTATGAAGACAGGATTGTTCGCATTATTCAACCCTAAAAATAATACTTTTAAAGTTTTAAGTTCTATTAATATGGAAAACTGTCTTGCTGAATTTCCTTTTGCAGACAGCCTGAATTGCCTTTTAGAAGGAGAAAATTTCATACTCAATAGTAAAGATCAAATTCCTGAATTTCTTCCTGAAGAGCTGTCTAATAGTTTAAGTGATGCATCCGGTGCCTTCTTGGCCCCTATTAACATTGAAAGTATAGAAAATGAATTATTAGGCATTATAGGCGTATTCGAGTTTTCTGAAGGCATTCTTGCCGACTCTGAAAATGTTCTTACTGTAAATACCATTGCGAATCATATATCCCCTGTGTTATACCATTTAAATCAAATGAAGGAACAGGCAAATCTGCTGTGTCCTAATTACGAAAATATTTTTATTAAGTCTTTAGAAAAATGTATTGAAGAAGCTGAAGAACTGTTTATGGATTTAGAGGTTATTCATATCCATAATTCTAAATTTTCCTTCACTCCTATAAAATTATCAGACGCAGCTTCAAACAAATATAAAAAAATATATAGGGTTACCAATAGTGATCTATTTATTATAGATTTTGATTTTAACACTGTGGAAGAATTAAAGTCCATTATTTCAAGTGAAGATGAAGTTGAAATAGCTCTATACAAATATAAAAAGGATTTTAAAACCGTGGATGATTTTATGAATTGTTTCGCAAAATAATACCCTTGATCACAAGGGGCACACCCCTTGTGATCAAGGGTATTTTATTTCGTACAAATAAAAAACCAAAAAACACACCTGCAAAACAGGTGTGTTTACTTCATCTCAATACCCAAAATGTCGTTTCCCTGCATTTTGACGCCCTAGCTCAAGCTAGGTGGGTGTTCTCACTAGAATTTCTGTCTTCCTCCGCCCAAAGGGAATTATCTTGAGGCCCGGCATCCATTCTAAAATATAGAACTCCCAATCGTAATTTGTAGGTTCAAAATAGCAGGTTCGTCGATCATTCCAGGAAATGAGATTGCTTTATTTATGTTCATTATATCATATCCATAAGAAAAATCAAGTACCTTTAATATCCATTTCAATTTTTAAATAGTAAATTAAATAATTTCTTCAATAAATAAATCTTTTTCTACTCTTAAATCCAGTAAGGTATTATCTACTCGGACAATAGGACGGGAAAGCTGCTGGGTATTGATAAATACTATTTCTCCTTCTTCACCACTGGATAATCGTACCCAACAATTCAAATAATTATAAGCTATATTCTGTAAAAACGATAAAAGAAACTTTGTATCCAGTTTACCATAACACTCTCTCTCAAAGTTTTCAATTACTTTAAAAGGACAAAATCTTTCTCTGTAAGATCTGTTGGATGTCATAGCATCGTAAATATCCGATATCGCTACAATTTTAGCAAAATCATTAATTTGATCTCCTTTCGCACCCAGGGGATAGCCGGAGCCGTCATATTTCTCATGGTGCATAAGGACTGCCATCTTTATATTTTTATCAATATTTTGTTTTTCTACCATTCTAAAACCATAAACTGTGTGTTTTTTTATATGTTCAAATTCATCATCATTGAGTTTTCCCGGCTTATTTAATATTTCAATATCCACTTTCGTTTTTCCGATATCATGTATGAGTCCAGCTACAGTGATATTCTTAAGATCCTCTCCCCTTAACCCGAGCCACTGTCCAAAAATGTTGCAAAGAAGAGATACATTAACAGAATGGGTATAGGTATAGTCATCTACCATTCTTAAATTATGAAGAAAAGCAAATAAATCGCTTTTAGTTTCCATCATTGACAGCATATCTTCACTTATAGTAAACAATTCCGATATGCTAATATTTTTTCCTTCTCCTATGTCAACGATATGATAATGTAATTGATTAACCCCTTTACTATATGAAGACTTAAAAGCTTTAAAAGCATTGAGCTTTTTAATACTTCTGCTTTTAACAACTTTAGGCTCATGTTTTCTGGCATATTCGATAGATACTTCTTCGACAATATAGACATAATCTATTTCGTACATATGGAGTTTTGCAATGCTTCTTTCATTTAAAGTTGTCCCTTTAGCCAAAAGTCTTAGCCCCACGGTATTAAACACATCATCTCCCAAGATCATACCGGGTTTCAAATCGTTGACAGACATAATTTGAACAAGTTTTTCAGGCATTTTAATCCCCCGCTTACACTATGTTTTAATCAATAGGAGTTTTTTTAAAAAGGAGTAAAAACTGCAACAGTATTGTCCCGAAAATGATAAATAAATCTGCAAGATTAAATATTGGACAGTTCTTAAAATTAAAGTGGAAAAAGTCAACCACATACCCCTTTTTACTTCTATCAATTAAGTTTCCTAAACCGCCCCCTGCAATAAAAGCAATAGCAACTTTGGTTAAAGTAAACCCTTTATGCCTAATAATTTTAAATAAATAAAGGATTGTAAGTAAAATTGCAGGGAGTGTAACCATTTTAATAAATTTCGGATGATTTTCAAATAAGTTCAATGCAGCTCCTTTATTTCTATGCAGCGTTAATTTAACTGTATTGCCTAAAATCGGTCTGGATTCCCCATTTTTCAACTTATTTTCTGCAAGCTTTTTAGTCCATTGATCAAGGATGATTATACCTAGACATATAACAAAAAAAATCATGTAATTTATCCTTTCTTTAAACGCTTTAATCTGAAAAAGTCTTCCCTTTCTTTTTCTTCCAGTACTTCTTGTATATACTTTACTTGCTCCTTGTACTTAGGAATCTGTATGCTTTCAAGGGCATTGGCTCTCTTACTGGTTTTCTCTATTTCTTTTGCTAATCTATATATTGAATTTTCAATTTCTGTAAGCTCATAAATTAAATACTTTACTTCATTAAATCTGAGCACGGCAAAATCAAAGGCAGGATTCGTACGATAGAAACCATAAGAAGGTTCTGCATCCTTTTTTACATATTTAA
The genomic region above belongs to Defluviitalea saccharophila and contains:
- a CDS encoding SpoIID/LytB domain-containing protein is translated as MNTSEKIKIFAMIVLVVFLFGCSNNMVIKEEVPNVKQETDVLEKERNKETNSENERAIYEVDANIPVSRALAAKMIALTYNDYADIKTMDREIQYEDVKPSDWYDMYINAATVQGFMNGSGKVFNPLEPLTYANAQTLLERIAEGKFKVKMNLSKEMQKKYITYNDWVNIYMRLLSKLSGEKSIEEAYGIRERGFVLVATPANSTELDAWEMGTDKGIYGFAGLPMDAYIDKQIRVLLKDNEVFAFLKIEEEKPTITNVYIADTSEDEITIFVGGVHRTYKSNNNFSGEKGKIGDIQIQAGSLISLKTYEEAISGRVLLVDSKKIELEGKGHIEFANDYKLYSIVGEKPQWCSLSNLTIGEDIGRFILKDNKICAAIIEKKPTPNKIRVALHKTGFTGLVHQEVKITSDENFIVKIGDEEQIYKSGESFNIKEEEEKLSDQIPRVKIRTQSGNGKLKVLSIQRNGQNPKYRGTLDIVQLDQGYSIVNELPIEEYLYAVVPSEMPTSHGLESAKVQAVTARSYAYVQFYSNRFHTYGGNVDDSVQCQVYNNTPETDISIQAVKATQNEGIKYNGSVISANFFSTSSGYTANSGEVWADYADKSFPSYTPPYMVSKKQFEGTDFGDLSKEENAKKFFKATDIDGYDQEFGWFRWNITMSLEELSASINANLKQRYAANPKLIKVLDENNIFRSRPVENIGTLKKIDIVKRGQGGNIMEMVLIGSKATIKVLTEYNIRFLLQPKQYIEGKEPIVINLSNGSTMQDYSIMPSAFFVIEPNNQDGKLIGYTFFGGGNGHGAGMSQNGVKGMVDKGYNYKQILQHYYPGTEVTKIY
- a CDS encoding FapA family protein; translation: MKFNVIYSNPYIQLVEKDDGFYIESFKKGYTLEELNQTLIDFPQVKITNFLSLKRAVMNAPQFLIKFGEVRERVEVEISSDHLKGYVTLYVPEAELIGARRKQTIMEITEALQKKGIVYGIKQDVLLMDLKPKVKILIAEGKLPVDGKNSIIKMYEITEPKPEITEDGTVNHYELNLINKVSKGDWLGERIDATPGEPGKSILGETIPAKPGKQFPLYYDKHSVEEVYDEEKGITTLIAKKTGAVFYRQEVIYVYDCLEIEGSVSFDTGNINFDGFVNIKGSIEDNFSVEAKNDIQVMGVMGVGSVEKIKSRDGCIYIRGGIAGKNKAHLYCKQDLYTKFASECTIECEETVHIGFYAINCNIKAKQVIFESRSSRIIGGNIDAEIKVVANEVGNRSEIPTNINIQGFNRKELKERLDEINKSIQEINDQLIEFKHKIAIYAGSENLSEQQQFEYKKISNQFQEVKETLKHLQSERKKHISYLRTKGEGEISISGQVHGNTTLTLKKITKRITNDIKGPVTYYVMDNELICE
- a CDS encoding HD-GYP domain-containing protein translates to MPEKLVQIMSVNDLKPGMILGDDVFNTVGLRLLAKGTTLNERSIAKLHMYEIDYVYIVEEVSIEYARKHEPKVVKSRSIKKLNAFKAFKSSYSKGVNQLHYHIVDIGEGKNISISELFTISEDMLSMMETKSDLFAFLHNLRMVDDYTYTHSVNVSLLCNIFGQWLGLRGEDLKNITVAGLIHDIGKTKVDIEILNKPGKLNDDEFEHIKKHTVYGFRMVEKQNIDKNIKMAVLMHHEKYDGSGYPLGAKGDQINDFAKIVAISDIYDAMTSNRSYRERFCPFKVIENFERECYGKLDTKFLLSFLQNIAYNYLNCWVRLSSGEEGEIVFINTQQLSRPIVRVDNTLLDLRVEKDLFIEEII
- the lspA gene encoding signal peptidase II translates to MIFFVICLGIIILDQWTKKLAENKLKNGESRPILGNTVKLTLHRNKGAALNLFENHPKFIKMVTLPAILLTILYLFKIIRHKGFTLTKVAIAFIAGGGLGNLIDRSKKGYVVDFFHFNFKNCPIFNLADLFIIFGTILLQFLLLFKKTPID